A window of Mercenaria mercenaria strain notata chromosome 16, MADL_Memer_1, whole genome shotgun sequence contains these coding sequences:
- the LOC123556694 gene encoding putative leucine-rich repeat-containing protein DDB_G0290503 isoform X1, whose protein sequence is MERIGTVGRENYRKEGCFLRSECNIYQRGLSASIENKSTYCLLQSSEQQEASAADHFRQTRKIHQRESEIRPLEERLDRRQDRNARLVCKLQEQNDQLYYQLQQTKTKLHEKEYAMSEIIMQLKVKLEYQGNEIKEKEQMRQILHTYCYKQTELKKHIALQEAKIKCRDKKLGELEITLDSKMVEISQCKELLKNTVEKKDAQFSEQSGTLHNMLTKLQETEAKMDKAVSLLKEKNQHLQAEIERCNEKVKTLEKMLDSKRNATNDGNERQAYRVMEQNDEQILDLRHQLKQTLDRKESEMNKIIASLKKKTQDLENDVKHRDLTNQHLQAEVERCNEKVKTLEKMLDGKRTSTNDGDGRQSNTVMRQKDGQISDLRHQLKKTLDRKESEMNEIIASLKKKTQDLENEVEHRDMTIKDLGYKKKETIDRNELLEKKVKEKECQLYKERDQRQHAFDKMQEKESEMEGIIASLKKKVKVLGDDIEHRDMKIKRLEEVLNSETIGVPVRKGANRDVTEMERKITKLTDELDQTLTKLHETKTELEERKTRLADNNPNIADLSDKNRPTKLSERYAELYEDQWTDAFDILEKQFKTEENAVAALLQILKDAMIFCRNKAYEQMEDLQRLLALSNDKEDEGISTDQGNLLKDCRKTMPSVAIRNLYLIYMSHINQSTDKTIRAALPVSSFTTECLEVCWYMVIQDPPIVFAPEPGKGSNLNTDDLLKPYARSGTHVDYVVWPALLLHEGGPVLAKGVAQGYCKT, encoded by the exons ATGGAACGAATTGGAACTGTTGGAAGAGAAAATTATCGTAAGGAAGGATGTTTCTTGCGATCAGAATGCAACATCTATCAAAGAGGACTTAGTGCatctattgaaaacaaatctACTTATTGTCTGCTGCAATCCTCTGAACAGCAAGAAGCAAGTGCTGCAGATCACTTCAGACAGACAAGAAAAATACATCAACGTGAGAGTGAAATTAGACCGCTTGAGGAGAGATTAGACCGTAGACAGGATAGAAATGCACGATTAGTTTGTAAGTTGCAAGAACAAAATGATCAGTTATATTATCAGCTACAACAAACTAAGACTAAATTGCACGAAAAAGAGTATGCCATGTCTGAAATTATCATGCAACTAAAAGTAAAACTAGAGTATCAAGGCAATGAGATTAAAGAAAAAGAACAGATGCGACAAATTTTGCACACATATTGTTATAAACAGACTGAACTTAAAAAACACATTGCTTTACAAGAGGCAAAGATAAAGTGTCGTGATAAAAAATTAGGGGAGCTGGAAATAACACTTGATAGTAAAATGGTCGAAATCAGTCAGTGTAAAGAACTTCTAAAAAACACCGTGGAGAAAAAAGATGCCCAGTTCTCTGAACAAAGCGGAACGCTTCACAACATGTTGACGAAATTGCAAGAAACAGAGGCGAAAATGGATAAAGCCGTGAGTTTGCTAAAGGAGAAGAATCAACATCTTCAAGCAGAGATTGAGCGCTGTAATGAGAAAGTAAAAACTCTAGAGAAAATGTTAGATAGTAAACGAAACGCGACAAATGACGGAAATGAACGGCAAGCTTACCGTGTGATGGAACAAAACGATGAACAAATACTAGATCTGAGACATCAGCTGAAACAGACACTAGATAGGAAAGAGTCcgaaatgaataaaatcattgcttcGCTAAAGAAAAAGACGCAGGATCTTGAAAATGATGTAAAACATCGTGATTTGACGAATCAACATCTTCAAGCAGAGGTTGAGCGCTGTAATGAGAAAGTAAAAACTCTAGAGAAAATGTTAGATGGTAAGAGAACCTCAACAAATGACGGAGATGGACGGCAATCAAACACTGTGATGAGACAAAAAGATGGCCAAATTTCTGACCTGAGACATCAGCTGAAAAAGACACTAGATAGGAAAGAGTCCGAAATGAATGAAATCATTGCTTCACTAAAGAAAAAGACACAGGATCTTGAAAATGAGGTCGAACATCGTGATATGACGATAAAAGACCTAGGCTACAAAAAGAAGGAAACAATTGATAGGAATGAACTTTTGGAAAAGAAAGTTAAAGAAAAAGAGTGTCAGTTGTACAAAGAGAGAGATCAGCGGCAACATGCTTTTGACAAGATGCAAGAAAAGGAATCTGAAATGGAAGGAATCATCGCGTCGCTAAAGAAGAAAGTTAAGGTCCTGGGGGACGATATTGAACATCGCGATATGAAAATTAAACGTCTAGAGGAAGTATTAAACAGTGAAACGATTGGCGTTCCTGTGAGAAAAGGGGCAAACAGAGATGTTACGGAAATGGAAAGGAAAATTACCAAATTGACAGATGAACTGGATCAGACTTTGACCAAACTGCACGAAACAAAAACTGAGcttgaagaaagaaaaacaag GCTGGCAGATAATAACCCGAACATTGCTGACCTTAGCGACAAGAATCGTCCAACAAAACTTTCTGAAAGATATGCTGAATTGTATGAGGATCAATGGACTGATGCATTCGACATTcttgaaaaacaattcaaaacaGAGGAAAATGCAGTCGCAGCACTTCTACAGATTTTGAAG GATGCCATGATTTTCTGCAGAAACAAAGCCTATGAACAAATGGAGGATTTACAACGTTTGCTAGCATTATCAAACGATAAG GAAGATGAGGGTATATCGACTGATCAGGGTAACCTCTTAAAAGATTGCCGAAAGACAATGCCATCTGTGGCAATAAGAAATTTATATCTG ATATATATGTCACATATTAACCAGTCAACGGATAAGACAATAAGAGCAGCGCTACCAGTCAGTTCATTTACAACAGAATGTCTTGAAGTTTGCTGGTATATGGTG ATCCAAGATCCACCTATTGTATTTGCTCCGGAGCCAGGAAAAGGTTCAAATTTAAATACAGACGACTTGTTAAAACCCTACGCAAGAAGCGGAACACACGTCGATTATGTAGTCTGGCCTGCTCTTCTTTTACACGAAGGTGGTCCAGTATTGGCGAAAGGTGTGGCCCAGGGGTATTGCAAGACATAA
- the LOC123556694 gene encoding putative leucine-rich repeat-containing protein DDB_G0290503 isoform X2 translates to MERIGTVGRENYRKEGCFLRSECNIYQRGLSASIENKSTYCLLQSSEQQEASAADHFRQTRKIHQRESEIRPLEERLDRRQDRNARLVCKLQEQNDQLYYQLQQTKTKLHEKEYAMSEIIMQLKVKLEYQGNEIKEKEQMRQILHTYCYKQTELKKHIALQEAKIKCRDKKLGELEITLDSKMVEISQCKELLKNTVEKKDAQFSEQSGTLHNMLTKLQETEAKMDKAVSLLKEKNQHLQAEIERCNEKVKTLEKMLDSKRNATNDGNERQAYRVMEQNDEQILDLRHQLKQTLDRKESEMNKIIASLKKKTQDLENDVKHRDLTNQHLQAEVERCNEKVKTLEKMLDGKRTSTNDGDGRQSNTVMRQKDGQISDLRHQLKKTLDRKESEMNEIIASLKKKTQDLENEVEHRDMTIKDLGYKKKETIDRNELLEKKVKEKECQLYKERDQRQHAFDKMQEKESEMEGIIASLKKKVKVLGDDIEHRDMKIKRLEEVLNSETIGVPVRKGANRDVTEMERKITKLTDELDQTLTKLHETKTELEERKTRLADNNPNIADLSDKNRPTKLSERYAELYEDQWTDAFDILEKQFKTEENAVAALLQILKDAMIFCRNKAYEQMEDLQRLLALSNDKIYMSHINQSTDKTIRAALPVSSFTTECLEVCWYMVIQDPPIVFAPEPGKGSNLNTDDLLKPYARSGTHVDYVVWPALLLHEGGPVLAKGVAQGYCKT, encoded by the exons ATGGAACGAATTGGAACTGTTGGAAGAGAAAATTATCGTAAGGAAGGATGTTTCTTGCGATCAGAATGCAACATCTATCAAAGAGGACTTAGTGCatctattgaaaacaaatctACTTATTGTCTGCTGCAATCCTCTGAACAGCAAGAAGCAAGTGCTGCAGATCACTTCAGACAGACAAGAAAAATACATCAACGTGAGAGTGAAATTAGACCGCTTGAGGAGAGATTAGACCGTAGACAGGATAGAAATGCACGATTAGTTTGTAAGTTGCAAGAACAAAATGATCAGTTATATTATCAGCTACAACAAACTAAGACTAAATTGCACGAAAAAGAGTATGCCATGTCTGAAATTATCATGCAACTAAAAGTAAAACTAGAGTATCAAGGCAATGAGATTAAAGAAAAAGAACAGATGCGACAAATTTTGCACACATATTGTTATAAACAGACTGAACTTAAAAAACACATTGCTTTACAAGAGGCAAAGATAAAGTGTCGTGATAAAAAATTAGGGGAGCTGGAAATAACACTTGATAGTAAAATGGTCGAAATCAGTCAGTGTAAAGAACTTCTAAAAAACACCGTGGAGAAAAAAGATGCCCAGTTCTCTGAACAAAGCGGAACGCTTCACAACATGTTGACGAAATTGCAAGAAACAGAGGCGAAAATGGATAAAGCCGTGAGTTTGCTAAAGGAGAAGAATCAACATCTTCAAGCAGAGATTGAGCGCTGTAATGAGAAAGTAAAAACTCTAGAGAAAATGTTAGATAGTAAACGAAACGCGACAAATGACGGAAATGAACGGCAAGCTTACCGTGTGATGGAACAAAACGATGAACAAATACTAGATCTGAGACATCAGCTGAAACAGACACTAGATAGGAAAGAGTCcgaaatgaataaaatcattgcttcGCTAAAGAAAAAGACGCAGGATCTTGAAAATGATGTAAAACATCGTGATTTGACGAATCAACATCTTCAAGCAGAGGTTGAGCGCTGTAATGAGAAAGTAAAAACTCTAGAGAAAATGTTAGATGGTAAGAGAACCTCAACAAATGACGGAGATGGACGGCAATCAAACACTGTGATGAGACAAAAAGATGGCCAAATTTCTGACCTGAGACATCAGCTGAAAAAGACACTAGATAGGAAAGAGTCCGAAATGAATGAAATCATTGCTTCACTAAAGAAAAAGACACAGGATCTTGAAAATGAGGTCGAACATCGTGATATGACGATAAAAGACCTAGGCTACAAAAAGAAGGAAACAATTGATAGGAATGAACTTTTGGAAAAGAAAGTTAAAGAAAAAGAGTGTCAGTTGTACAAAGAGAGAGATCAGCGGCAACATGCTTTTGACAAGATGCAAGAAAAGGAATCTGAAATGGAAGGAATCATCGCGTCGCTAAAGAAGAAAGTTAAGGTCCTGGGGGACGATATTGAACATCGCGATATGAAAATTAAACGTCTAGAGGAAGTATTAAACAGTGAAACGATTGGCGTTCCTGTGAGAAAAGGGGCAAACAGAGATGTTACGGAAATGGAAAGGAAAATTACCAAATTGACAGATGAACTGGATCAGACTTTGACCAAACTGCACGAAACAAAAACTGAGcttgaagaaagaaaaacaag GCTGGCAGATAATAACCCGAACATTGCTGACCTTAGCGACAAGAATCGTCCAACAAAACTTTCTGAAAGATATGCTGAATTGTATGAGGATCAATGGACTGATGCATTCGACATTcttgaaaaacaattcaaaacaGAGGAAAATGCAGTCGCAGCACTTCTACAGATTTTGAAG GATGCCATGATTTTCTGCAGAAACAAAGCCTATGAACAAATGGAGGATTTACAACGTTTGCTAGCATTATCAAACGATAAG ATATATATGTCACATATTAACCAGTCAACGGATAAGACAATAAGAGCAGCGCTACCAGTCAGTTCATTTACAACAGAATGTCTTGAAGTTTGCTGGTATATGGTG ATCCAAGATCCACCTATTGTATTTGCTCCGGAGCCAGGAAAAGGTTCAAATTTAAATACAGACGACTTGTTAAAACCCTACGCAAGAAGCGGAACACACGTCGATTATGTAGTCTGGCCTGCTCTTCTTTTACACGAAGGTGGTCCAGTATTGGCGAAAGGTGTGGCCCAGGGGTATTGCAAGACATAA
- the LOC128549660 gene encoding uncharacterized protein LOC128549660 has protein sequence MKISDALLIDENSFDNGREKRKSAGPVRMKISDALLIDENSFDNGREKRNSAGPVRMKISDALLIDETSFDSGREKRNSAGPVRMKISDALLIDETSFDNGKEKRKSAGPVRMKISDALRIDETSFDNGREKRNSAGPVRMKMSQYGNDTTNYMEKENGTNFVSSYMCNSKYKVFKHEWFEVSKSLYPSVPTENSAYYTNWKRIVQLFTKDHISRQWFGETFPEMKTRPALKTIGSTDIFQKLFWPFILKVGFMNQRLGLFGLTEETVPVQIQKTIFYNAVEKLQTIKIPVAEGKVIYSFDNNVDLIDGMNRSGLLENSKDFIDAGHHLFNQDEQKEITKKVDEAMKLIQETNPELYITINQLVACFAIYKSENRAHIGGTVSSALGIIWLDPSALSNWSIPFYAEQIVHEFIHTSLFYAELVHGTFTDHRDLSKAKVVSSIRRQLRDYDKSFYAAYVSAGLVAFHSKAGYFNRAEALATPLISSVELVKVNKQTGILTDSGEAMLQTLVDFLTVTRL, from the exons ATGAAAATATCTGATGCATTGCTTATTGACGAAAACAGTTTCGACAATGGCAGAGAGAAGCGAAAATCTGCGGGGCCAGTGAGAATGAAAATATCTGATGCATTGCTTATTGACGAAAACAGTTTCGACAATGGCAGAGAAAAGCGAAATTCTGCGGGGCCAGTGAGAATGAAAATATCTGATGCATTGCTTATTGACGAAACCAGTTTCGACAGTGGCAGAGAGAAGCGAAATTCTGCGGGGCCAGTGAGAATGAAAATATCTGATGCATTGCTTATTGACGAAACCAGTTTCGACAATGGCAAAGAGAAGCGAAAATCTGCGGGGCCAGTGAGAATGAAAATATCTGATGCCTTGCGTATTGACGAAACCAGTTTCGACAATGGCAGAGAAAAACGGAATTCTGCGGGGCCAGTGAGAATGAAAATGTCACAATATGGCAATGACACAACAAACTATATGGAAAAGGAAAATGGTACAAATTTTGTGTCTTCTTACATGTGTAACAGCAAGTATAAAGTATTCAAACATGAATGGTTTGAAGTTTCAAAATCATTATATCCCAGTGTCCCTACAGAAAATTCTGCCTATTATACAAATTGGAAAAGAATAGTCCAGCTGTTTACAAAAGACCATATATCAAGACAGTGGTTCGGAGAAACATTTCCAGAAATGAAAACAAGACCTGCATTAAAAACTATCGGTTCAACGGACATATTTCAAAAACTGTTTTGGCCATTTATCCTGAAAGTAGGGTTCATGAATCAAAGACTTGGACTGTTTGGATTAACCGAAGAAACTGTTCCTGTTCAAATACAGAAAACAATCTTCTATAATGCCGTTGAGAAATTGCAGACCATCAAAATTCCTGTCGCAGAAGGTAAAGTCATCTACAGTTTTGATAACAATGTGGATCTTATTGATGGTATGAACCGGTCTGGCCTACTCGAAAACAGTAAAGATTTCATTGACGCAGGTCATCATTTATTCAATCAAGACgaacaaaaagaaataacaaaaaaagttgaCGAAGCCATGAAGCTCATACAGGAAACAAACCCAGAACTATATATCACTATTAATCAATTGGTTGCTTGCTTCGCAATTTACAAGTCGGAAAATAGAGCTCATATCGGAGGTACTGTGAGTTCTGCTCTCGGTATTATTTGGCTAGATCCGAGCGCTTTGAGCAATTGGTCCATTCCATTCTACGCCGAACAAATTGTCCACGAGTTTATACACACCTCACTGTTTTATGCAGAACTAGTACACGGTACATTCACAGATCATAGAGACCTGTCTAAAGCTAAAGTGGTGTCATCTATCAGACGACAACTTCGTGATTATGACAAGAGTTTCTATGCAGCTTACGTCTCAGCAG GTCTTGTGGCATTCCATTCCAAGGCGGGTTATTTCAACAGGGCAGAGGCGTTAGCGACACCGCTTATATCTTCAGTTGAATTGgtgaaagtaaacaaacaaacagggaTACTCACAGACTCTGGAGAGGCGATGCTACAGACTTTAGTTGACTTTCTTACTGTCACGCGTTTATAG
- the LOC123541028 gene encoding uncharacterized protein LOC123541028, with the protein MLQHLLIVCLFSLIKADSFVNDLRRNIKIYRNVYFDYNIRDFSDEAVKRLRRKSLTPVQIKITDALLIDESCSQSEREKRASAEPVRMKISDALLIDKNSFDNGRQKRKSAGPVRMKISDALLIDETSFDNGREKRKSAGPVRMKISDALLIDETSFDNGREKRKSAGPVRMKISDALLIDETSFDSGREKRKSAGPVVR; encoded by the coding sequence GCTTGATCAAAGCTGACAGCTTTGTAAATGACCTTcgcagaaatatcaaaatatatcgcAATGTATATTTTGACTACAATATCAGAGATTTCTCGGACGAAGCAGTTAAACGTCTAAGAAGGAAATCATTAACAccggttcaaataaaaataactgaTGCATTGCTAATTGACGAGAGTTGTTCCCAAAGTGAGAGAGAGAAAAGAGCATCTGCGGAGCCTGTGAGAATGAAAATATCTGATGCACTGCTTATTGACAAAAACAGTTTCGATAATGGCAGACAGAAACGAAAATCTGCGGGGCCAGTGAGAATGAAAATATCTGATGCATTGCTTATTGACGAAACCAGTTTCGACAATGGCAGAGAGAAGCGAAAATCTGCGGGGCCAGTGAGAATGAAAATATCTGATGCATTGCTTATTGACGAAACCAGTTTCGACAATGGCAGAGAGAAGCGAAAATCTGCGGGGCCAGTGAGAATGAAAATATCTGATGCATTGCTTATTGACGAAACCAGTTTCGACAGTGGCAGAGAGAAGCGAAAATCTGCGGGGCCAGTAGTGAGATGA